From the genome of Solanum pennellii chromosome 6, SPENNV200:
GCCCTTATTTGGTAACTCTCAACTACtacttttgagaaaaaatatataaaattggaATTGGATTTTCATTCACTTATAAATTACCTTATACTGACCAGGATGCAATCACTTAAACCAAACTAGAACAAATTATACTCTAAGAGAatcaaatatatgttatttCGAAACATACCAGCAACATTGATGTTCTCAACGATGTAAAGAACGTTATCCTCGTTGATCTCTCCCTTCTGTTGAGCTTCAAGAATGTGATCAATTGCACATTTTAGAGCATTGCTGTCCATACTCTTGGTATTTGCAAGCTTCCTGTGTAAAGCAATAAAAATGTTACAAACTAAAACACAAGGTCCACCATCAAAAGCTACCTAATAGTACCTCAAAGCACTTTAACTATCACTCAATCATACATGATTCTTAGTGGCCAATTCTGGAATTCAACTAAAACTTTGATAAACATCTAAAAGTTATCAACTTTTTTACTCCAAATCACTCACTATTCTTGCCACTGCAAGCTAGGGCACTCTAGGCCACCGTTACGACAAACCTCTAATTGCCACAGGAGAATTGCAAACAGCCaattttgaaatatcaattatCACTTCGAAAACAGAAAACAGAAAACAAAAACtaccttttttaaaatttaaccaTCGGGTCAAATGGACCTACTATTCTGAAATTTAATGTCAACTACtacttccttttcttttccaaTTTGATCCATACTGTTCCAAGATTTAGTCAAACACCCCTTACAACTAAActaaactaataaataataCTGATATGATCAAATTGAGCATAAAGGgattaacaagaaaaaaaaagtgaacttACTTTCTTTCATCAACAAAGTAGTCTTTGAATAGCTTCAACCTCTTCTCCTTAACCTCCTTACAAATCTTCAAGTAACCCCTCAAGAAAGGCCTCAAAATTGGGATAAAATCACCATAGTTGTACTCAAAGCTCTGTGCCAATCTACTCCTCTCACCATTCAATGCCCTAAGCTTAACAAAAAGGGGATCATCTTCACTCTCAAATCTTCTGTCAAACATAATCCTGAACATGTTATTATACATCATAAGCTGCAATCTTTTCCTCAAAACAATCCCATTTGTAGCAGATTCAGGGTTTTTCTTCACATCCTCAACCACACTAGCAGCCTCAGACTCCCACCCACCTCTATACTGCTGCACAACTTTGTTAGTGAAAAAGGGTACAGTCATAATCCTTCTCATTTTCCTCCAGTGCTCACCATACACTGTAAAAACCATATCTTGACCCTTCCctgtaaaaatatcaaaaacaacATTTCTTGTTCTTGAACCAAATTCAACCCCTTGTGTGTGTAAAACTTCTTTAGCTAATTCAGGGGATGACACAACAGCTAAGTTCCTTTGCCCCATTCTAAGCAAGAACACATCACCAAATTTTTTAGCATACTCAGTAAGGTTTCTATGGTTCAAATCATCACCAACTTGAAGCCAATTCCCAAAAATTGGAACTGGAATTGGACCTGGGGGTAGTTTGAATCGCTTGGAACGAAGTTTAGAGATGATAATAGCGATTAAAATGGCAAAGAAAAGACCTATTAAGGTCTTCTCCAGCAAGAGAAGATccattttttttagttcttttgaggaaaaattgagaaaaatgggTATTTTTGTACTGCTGAAGCATCatgaatgttgaatgtgagGATTTATAGGAGCGAAACAGAGGAGTTAGGTGAAGAGAGTTAACGGCGTTAAGTTTAACGGCGTGAGAAAATGGATGGTGGATGGGGTTAGGTAGAGGAAAGAGAGATGAATGAGGGCGTGTgtttggtgaagaagaagaattcaCTAGATCCATATAACATTATTATTagttaaactttttttttttttggtgagaTTGAATTATGGCGGCtttttatcatataatatagtcatttttatgtcattaaaataatatataactcaaaaaataacTGAATTGACGTGATAGGTGATATTTCACGAGAGTGATCGGGATTAGATTCTCCTTTTATGACCTTTAGTAGAGCTAACCACGCATGATTTATCTAATTCACTTAACATCTTGTCTGATTTGCTAGTTCTTTTTGCAATTcgatattatattcattttagagcataattaaatttgaattcgtGCCGAACAACTTTACATAATTAGGAGGTAAAACATTGAATTAAGATGACTTTGTATCTAAGGAGATTCAAAGTCAAGACATCTGATTTAGGACGAAGAAAAACTTACCACTCAAATGATAAAGGATGTatataaaacgaaaaaaaatgTCGAAGGGGTCAAATCACCTTGGGTTATCG
Proteins encoded in this window:
- the LOC114073827 gene encoding trans-cinnamate 4-monooxygenase, whose translation is MDLLLLEKTLIGLFFAILIAIIISKLRSKRFKLPPGPIPVPIFGNWLQVGDDLNHRNLTEYAKKFGDVFLLRMGQRNLAVVSSPELAKEVLHTQGVEFGSRTRNVVFDIFTGKGQDMVFTVYGEHWRKMRRIMTVPFFTNKVVQQYRGGWESEAASVVEDVKKNPESATNGIVLRKRLQLMMYNNMFRIMFDRRFESEDDPLFVKLRALNGERSRLAQSFEYNYGDFIPILRPFLRGYLKICKEVKEKRLKLFKDYFVDERKKLANTKSMDSNALKCAIDHILEAQQKGEINEDNVLYIVENINVAAIETTLWSIEWGIAELVNHPHIQKKLRDEIDSVLGPGVQVSEPDMPKLPYLQAVIKETLRLRMAIPLLVPHMNLHDAKLAGYDIPAESKILVNAWWLANNPAHWKKPEEFRPERFLEEEKHVEANGNDFRFLPFGVGRRSCPGIILALPILGITIGRLVQNFEMLPPPGQSKLDTSEKGGQFSLHILKHSTIVMKPRSF